The following are from one region of the Sorghum bicolor cultivar BTx623 chromosome 2, Sorghum_bicolor_NCBIv3, whole genome shotgun sequence genome:
- the LOC8060752 gene encoding E3 ubiquitin protein ligase DRIP1 isoform X2, translating into MLQGAQQASVPSTAGPRPNTANSATIPHSDQSPRDGAVREGCRGGTGAEESLVRASVVAPRVSCGICGGLLHDATAFTECLHAFCRKCIYDKVAKDNIECCPKCGIFLGNPLEKLRSLIFPAKRRKVFTMKKRKERVSSESTLSSVVGITAEGSAALTPATSESKAQKDRPLVERDALSGTKGRDFDSACGLTEETGALVVWQASPILEEMVAHNQLDSKQGPESFRLPATSDIENQRQGPTAQMTNISFMVESSSSARPTVQDDENLRGDFLTLINENNARIMGRYDAHISKLKAENTKSIEELENERERTRVLEERLQQELENERTAAAERTRLLEKLQRELEHEREAAIERTRILEERLQRELGNERAAAAERTGLLEKKLQRVEHEREAAMERTRVLDKRLQRESEIAQTTASRNEALEKKIFKLQEELEHGRADNQALMSDILEKSEELATLKYYSNMLESEKTHLENQVDHLDKELKYTRKEHRRYVSKVLDAAKAIPNDLEPINSAALPGSRCTSGIC; encoded by the exons ATGCTACAGGGAGCTCAGCAAGCCTCGGTGCCGTCGACCGCAGGCCCGCGCCCCAACACCGCCAACAGCGCTACCATCCCGCACTCTGATCAGTCACCTCGCGACGGCGCCGTGCGTGAGGGGTGCCGCGGCGGCACGGGTGCGGAGGAGTCGCTTGTGCGCGCCTCGGTCGTCGCCCCGCGCGTCAGCTGCGGGATCTGCGGCGGACTCCTCCACGACGCCACCGCCTTCACCGAGTGCCTCCACGCCT TTTGCAGGAAATGCATATATGACAAGGTTGCGAAAGACAACATAGAGTGCTGCCCAAAGTGTGGCATTTTTCTGGGAAATCCATTGGAGAAGCTCAG GTCACTGATATTTCCCGCTAAGAGGCGCAAGGTTTTCACCATGAAGAAGAGGAAGGAAAGGGTGTCCTCTGAATCAACCCTTTCTTCAGTGGTGGGTATCACTGCAGAAGGAAGCGCTGCACTAACACCTGCTACTTCAGAAAGTAAGGCACAAAAG GATCGTCCTCTTGTCGAAAGAGATGCTCTATCAGGAACTAAGGGTCGAGACTTTGACTCAGCATGTGGTCTTACTGAGGAGACTGGAGCCTTGGTTGTGTGGCAAGCATCACCTATACTAGAGGAGATGGTTGCCCACAATCAGTTAGACTCCAAGCAGGGCCCAGAGAGTTTCAGGCTTCCGGCAACATCTGATATTGAGAACCAGCGACAAGGACCAACTGCACAAATGACCAATATTTCGTTTATGGTTGAGAGCTCATCCAGTGCAAGGCCAACTGTCCAGGATGATGAAAACTTGAGGGGAGATTTTCTCACATTGATCAATGAG AATAATGCAAGAATCATGGGAAGGTATGATGCACACATAAGCAAATTGAAGGCAGAGAACACAAAATCAATAGA GGAATTGGAAAATGAAAGAGAGAGGACAAGAGTTCTTGAAGAGAGGCTCCAACAAGAATTGGAAAATGAAAGAACAGCAGCTGCTGAGAGAACTAGACTTCTTGAAAAGCTCCAAAGAGAACTGGAACATGAACGAGAAGCTGCTATTGAGAGAACAAGAATTCTTGAAGAGAGGCTCCAACGAGAATTGGGAAATGAAAGGGCAGCAGCTGCTGAGAGGACTGGACTTCTTGAAAAGAAGCTCCAAAGAGTGGAACATGAACGGGAAGCTGCTATGGAGAGAACAAGAGTTCTTGACAAGAGACTCCAAAGAGAATCTGAAATAGCCCAGACTACTGCAAGCCGGAATGAAGCCTTAGAAAAGAAGATTTTCAAACTTCAGGA GGAACTGGAACATGGAAGAGCAGACAACCAGGCTCTGATGTCAGATATTTTGGAGAAAAGTGAGGAGCTAGCTACACTCAAATATTATTCCAATATGCTTGAGTCAGAGAAGACAC ATCTAGAAAATCAAGTTGACCATCTTGACAAGGAATTGAAGTATACTAGGAAAGAGCACAGAAGATATGTCAGTAAGGTCTTGGATGCAGCAAAAGCCATTCCTAACGACTTAGAGCCGATCAACTCTGCTGCTCTGCCTGGATCGAGGTGCACGTCAGGGATCTGTTAG
- the LOC8060752 gene encoding E3 ubiquitin protein ligase DRIP1 isoform X1 — MLQGAQQASVPSTAGPRPNTANSATIPHSDQSPRDGAVREGCRGGTGAEESLVRASVVAPRVSCGICGGLLHDATAFTECLHAFCRKCIYDKVAKDNIECCPKCGIFLGNPLEKLRPDHSLQHIRSLIFPAKRRKVFTMKKRKERVSSESTLSSVVGITAEGSAALTPATSESKAQKDRPLVERDALSGTKGRDFDSACGLTEETGALVVWQASPILEEMVAHNQLDSKQGPESFRLPATSDIENQRQGPTAQMTNISFMVESSSSARPTVQDDENLRGDFLTLINENNARIMGRYDAHISKLKAENTKSIEELENERERTRVLEERLQQELENERTAAAERTRLLEKLQRELEHEREAAIERTRILEERLQRELGNERAAAAERTGLLEKKLQRVEHEREAAMERTRVLDKRLQRESEIAQTTASRNEALEKKIFKLQEELEHGRADNQALMSDILEKSEELATLKYYSNMLESEKTHLENQVDHLDKELKYTRKEHRRYVSKVLDAAKAIPNDLEPINSAALPGSRCTSGIC; from the exons ATGCTACAGGGAGCTCAGCAAGCCTCGGTGCCGTCGACCGCAGGCCCGCGCCCCAACACCGCCAACAGCGCTACCATCCCGCACTCTGATCAGTCACCTCGCGACGGCGCCGTGCGTGAGGGGTGCCGCGGCGGCACGGGTGCGGAGGAGTCGCTTGTGCGCGCCTCGGTCGTCGCCCCGCGCGTCAGCTGCGGGATCTGCGGCGGACTCCTCCACGACGCCACCGCCTTCACCGAGTGCCTCCACGCCT TTTGCAGGAAATGCATATATGACAAGGTTGCGAAAGACAACATAGAGTGCTGCCCAAAGTGTGGCATTTTTCTGGGAAATCCATTGGAGAAGCTCAG ACCTGATCATAGCCTGCAACACATCAGGTCACTGATATTTCCCGCTAAGAGGCGCAAGGTTTTCACCATGAAGAAGAGGAAGGAAAGGGTGTCCTCTGAATCAACCCTTTCTTCAGTGGTGGGTATCACTGCAGAAGGAAGCGCTGCACTAACACCTGCTACTTCAGAAAGTAAGGCACAAAAG GATCGTCCTCTTGTCGAAAGAGATGCTCTATCAGGAACTAAGGGTCGAGACTTTGACTCAGCATGTGGTCTTACTGAGGAGACTGGAGCCTTGGTTGTGTGGCAAGCATCACCTATACTAGAGGAGATGGTTGCCCACAATCAGTTAGACTCCAAGCAGGGCCCAGAGAGTTTCAGGCTTCCGGCAACATCTGATATTGAGAACCAGCGACAAGGACCAACTGCACAAATGACCAATATTTCGTTTATGGTTGAGAGCTCATCCAGTGCAAGGCCAACTGTCCAGGATGATGAAAACTTGAGGGGAGATTTTCTCACATTGATCAATGAG AATAATGCAAGAATCATGGGAAGGTATGATGCACACATAAGCAAATTGAAGGCAGAGAACACAAAATCAATAGA GGAATTGGAAAATGAAAGAGAGAGGACAAGAGTTCTTGAAGAGAGGCTCCAACAAGAATTGGAAAATGAAAGAACAGCAGCTGCTGAGAGAACTAGACTTCTTGAAAAGCTCCAAAGAGAACTGGAACATGAACGAGAAGCTGCTATTGAGAGAACAAGAATTCTTGAAGAGAGGCTCCAACGAGAATTGGGAAATGAAAGGGCAGCAGCTGCTGAGAGGACTGGACTTCTTGAAAAGAAGCTCCAAAGAGTGGAACATGAACGGGAAGCTGCTATGGAGAGAACAAGAGTTCTTGACAAGAGACTCCAAAGAGAATCTGAAATAGCCCAGACTACTGCAAGCCGGAATGAAGCCTTAGAAAAGAAGATTTTCAAACTTCAGGA GGAACTGGAACATGGAAGAGCAGACAACCAGGCTCTGATGTCAGATATTTTGGAGAAAAGTGAGGAGCTAGCTACACTCAAATATTATTCCAATATGCTTGAGTCAGAGAAGACAC ATCTAGAAAATCAAGTTGACCATCTTGACAAGGAATTGAAGTATACTAGGAAAGAGCACAGAAGATATGTCAGTAAGGTCTTGGATGCAGCAAAAGCCATTCCTAACGACTTAGAGCCGATCAACTCTGCTGCTCTGCCTGGATCGAGGTGCACGTCAGGGATCTGTTAG